A single region of the Candidatus Margulisiibacteriota bacterium genome encodes:
- the tilS gene encoding tRNA lysidine(34) synthetase TilS codes for MFFNAVLFTAQDRVLAAVSGGVDSVVMLDLLCHLKKTLGFTLAVAHLNHQIRQGAAERDADFVENLAAKYRLPFHLGVKNVPALAAQSGLSLEDAGRRARYEFFFQEAHLHNYGVLALAHQADDQAETILFRLLRGAAAKGLSGIAPERLEQGVRLTRPLLQAAKQEILAYAAANALTFQEDETNADTAYTRNKLRLEVLPLLKEINPNYQEGLRRTAEILRADDEYLDSAARRLYGEIVIKEEPARIKLDAVALQSCHRALARRIVRLAVEKLCGILNDISLSYIENFLDNGLTTLSLDGDGKLLVSK; via the coding sequence ATGTTTTTTAATGCTGTGTTGTTTACCGCGCAGGACAGGGTATTGGCCGCTGTTTCCGGCGGCGTGGATTCTGTTGTTATGCTGGACTTGCTTTGCCATTTAAAAAAAACACTCGGCTTCACGCTGGCTGTCGCGCATCTCAATCATCAGATCCGTCAGGGCGCCGCCGAGCGTGACGCGGATTTTGTGGAAAACCTGGCCGCTAAATACAGGCTGCCTTTTCATCTGGGCGTCAAAAATGTGCCGGCTCTGGCGGCGCAGTCCGGTCTCTCGCTGGAAGACGCCGGACGACGGGCTAGATATGAATTCTTTTTTCAGGAAGCGCATCTGCACAATTACGGTGTTCTGGCGCTGGCGCATCAGGCTGACGATCAGGCGGAGACGATCCTGTTTAGGCTGCTGCGCGGGGCGGCGGCGAAAGGACTGTCCGGTATCGCGCCGGAACGTCTCGAACAGGGGGTGCGCCTGACGCGGCCTTTGCTACAGGCTGCTAAACAGGAAATCCTCGCCTACGCCGCCGCTAACGCTCTGACTTTTCAGGAAGACGAGACCAACGCGGACACCGCTTACACGCGCAACAAATTACGGCTGGAAGTGCTACCTTTGTTGAAAGAGATCAACCCCAATTATCAGGAAGGACTGCGCCGCACGGCGGAGATACTGCGCGCCGATGACGAATATCTGGACTCCGCAGCGCGGCGGCTTTATGGCGAGATTGTCATTAAAGAAGAACCGGCGCGGATCAAACTCGACGCTGTGGCTTTGCAGAGCTGCCACCGCGCTTTGGCCAGACGTATTGTCCGGCTGGCCGTCGAGAAACTTTGCGGCATATTAAATGATATTTCGCTTAGCTACATCGAAAATTTTCTAGACAACGGCTTGACGACGCTCAGCCTTGACGGGGACGGAAAACTGCTGGTCAGCAAATAA